A region from the Gavia stellata isolate bGavSte3 chromosome 2, bGavSte3.hap2, whole genome shotgun sequence genome encodes:
- the SLC30A6 gene encoding zinc transporter 6, giving the protein MGTIHLFRKSQRSLVGKLTHEFRLVAADRRSWKILLFGAINLICIGFLLMWCSSTNSIALTAYTYLTIFDLFSLVTCLISYWVMMKKPSPVYSFGFERFEVLAVFASTVLAQLGALFILKESAERFLEQPEIHTGRLLVGTFVALFFNLFTMLSIRNKPFAYVSEAASTSWLQEHVADLSRSICGIIPGLSSIFLPRMNPFVLIDIAGALALCITYMLIEINNYFAVDTASAIAIALMTFGTMYPMSVYSGKVLLQTTPPHVIGQLDKLLREVSTLDGVLEVRNEHFWTLGFGTLAGSVHVRIRRDANEQMVLAHVTNRLYTLVSTLTVQIFKDDWIRPTLSSVPIANNILNLSDHHIIPMPSLKAADNLNPVTSTPAKPSSPPPEFSFNTPGKNVSPVILLNTQTRPYGLGFNHGSAPYSSVLNQGFGIPGMGAAQGFRTGFTNVPSRYGTNTRGQPRT; this is encoded by the exons ATG gggacAATACACCTGTTCCGCAAATCACAGAGATCATTGGTTGGAAAGTTAACACATGAATTTAGGCTGGTTGCAGCAGATAGGAGG TCCTGGAAGATCTTGCTGTTTGGTGCTATAAATTTAATATGTATTGGCTTCCTGCTAATGTGGTGCAGCTCTACAAACAGTATAG CTTTAACTGCTTACACGTATTTGACAATCTTTGACCTTTTCAG tttggtAACATGTCTAATAAGCTACTGGGTAATGATGAAGAAACCCAGCCCAGTCTATTCATTTGG GTTTGAAAGGTTTGAAGTTCTAGCCGTATTTGCATCTACAGTTCTGGCACAGCTTGGCGCACTTTTTATACTAAAAGAAAG TGCAGAGCGGTTTCTGGAACAACCTGAGATACACAc GGGGCGACTGCTGGTTGGTACTTTCGTGGCTCTCTTTTTCAACTTATTTACAATGCTTTCCATTAGGAATAAGCCTTTTGCTTATGTGTCTGAAG ctgcCAGCACAAGTTGGCTTCAGGAGCATGTTGCAGATCTTAGTAGAAG TATTTGTGGAATCATCCCAGGATTGAGTAGCATCTTTCTGCCACGAATGAACCCTTTTGTCTTGATTGATATTGCTGGAGCTCTAGCTCTTTGCATTACCTACATGCTCATTGAAATCAA CAATTATTTCGCTGTAGACACAGCCTCTGCTATAGCAATTGCTTTGATGACATTCGGTACCATGTATCCCATGAGTGTCTACAGTGGGAAAGTACTACTCCAG acAACCCCACCTCATGTGATTGGCCAGTTAGataaacttctcagagag GTTTCAACGTTGGATGGTGTCTTGGAAGTTCGAAATGAGCATTTCTGGACATTAGGTTTTGGCACTTTG GCTGGATCAGTACATGTCCGAATTCGGAGAGATGCAAATGAACAAATGGTACTTGCCCATGTCACTAACAGATTATACACATTGGTCTCTACCTTGACTGttcagattttcaaagatgACTGGATCAGACCTACCTTATCATCTGTGCCTATTGCAAACAATATTCTGAACCTTTCGGATCATCATATTATTCCAATGCCATCTTTGAAAGCTGCTGATAATTTGAACCCTGTTACATCCACTCCAGCTAAGCCCAGCAGCCCACCGCCAGAATTTTCCTTTAATACACCAGGCAAAAATGTGAGTCCAGTCATCCTTTTAAACACTCAGACAAGGCCCTATGGATTGGGCTTTAACCATGGATCTGCACCCTACAGCAGTGTACTCAATCAAGGATTTGGAATACCGGGAATGGGAGCAGCTCAAGGATTCAGAACTGGTTTTACAAATGTCCCAAGCAGATATGGAACAAACACTCGTGGGCAACCCCGAACATAA